A region from the uncultured Macellibacteroides sp. genome encodes:
- a CDS encoding DUF4435 domain-containing protein — MGSLRRCIESTDLVAEIRLSLLSPSGRDKIWILVEGIDDEKVYSKVFRNDKVKIKEVPGSCTMIDTVVPELREETRQVIGIKDADFIRLNAGSDLHHSIFITDQHDLEMMMMKSDRVLDNISTEYPTSDNILEIRTKILNQASFIGYIRWYNDTNHLQIRFEGISFGNYYDGDSNFDKVKCVSDLNLRSSNKIRVFTNDDIATFIEGKSGIDLFQLCNGHDTSALFALHLTKRTDLSQSISYKDFQKCLRLSYRKEDFEQTNLYNSIKDWAETEHFDILL, encoded by the coding sequence ATGGGTTCTCTTAGAAGATGTATTGAATCCACGGATTTAGTAGCGGAAATTCGTCTTTCTTTACTAAGTCCTTCCGGCAGAGATAAAATCTGGATTCTCGTGGAAGGAATCGATGATGAAAAGGTTTACTCCAAAGTGTTTAGGAATGATAAAGTTAAAATAAAAGAGGTTCCGGGTTCATGCACAATGATTGATACTGTTGTTCCGGAATTAAGAGAAGAGACCCGGCAGGTTATTGGGATTAAAGATGCCGATTTTATAAGACTAAACGCTGGTTCTGATTTGCATCATTCAATTTTTATAACGGATCAACATGATCTTGAGATGATGATGATGAAATCGGATCGGGTTTTAGATAATATATCAACTGAATATCCTACAAGTGATAATATTTTAGAAATAAGAACTAAAATACTGAACCAAGCCTCTTTTATAGGATATATTCGTTGGTATAATGATACGAATCATCTCCAAATTCGTTTTGAAGGAATTAGTTTTGGTAACTACTATGATGGGGACAGCAATTTCGATAAAGTAAAATGTGTTTCTGATTTGAATTTAAGGTCTTCAAATAAAATAAGAGTGTTTACTAACGATGACATCGCTACTTTTATTGAAGGGAAGTCCGGAATAGATTTGTTTCAATTGTGTAATGGACATGATACTTCTGCTCTTTTTGCTTTGCATTTAACTAAGCGCACGGATTTATCGCAGAGTATTAGTTATAAAGACTTTCAAAAATGCCTTCGATTATCGTATCGAAAAGAGGATTTTGAGCAAACCAATCTATATAATTCGATTAAAGACTGGGCTGAGACTGAACATTTTGATATTTTATTATGA
- a CDS encoding AAA family ATPase, producing MNITRIKIDNLFDTFSYDIDFKEKGNLSILTGPNGYGKTTILLIINNLYSNNFYYFQELDFKSIQLYWEKEYSILITKNFPEADPSVDNGFTSQDAKVSFILFQQEAEQARFNFDPSEFVKGLESNSNLRYRNDTWYDRRTDCSYSTNELIGINTDILGEIKYSTIDGTFSLFLSSLNSYLIKDQRLSFLKDSRSSSSFYSTRKSEYSIAKDASELADEIKKVQLGALKKAQILDSTFPKRLLECVDSFTEEEYRNRFKALLDNQAVLKKYGLSTTSQFEAEYNESSKKTLSVYLKDAEYKVAEYKELVDKLELFANIVKSKDFTNKDLFIDTEKGFYFKTKKERNLNPEDLSSGEQHELILLYDLLFRAEPDTVVLIDEPEISLHVTWQQEFIGDLLRITKIKNVQLIIATHSPQIVGNHWDLSYDLYENNLLS from the coding sequence ATGAATATTACCCGAATAAAAATCGATAATTTGTTTGATACATTTTCTTATGATATAGATTTTAAAGAAAAAGGTAATTTATCTATATTAACGGGTCCTAATGGATATGGGAAAACTACCATATTATTGATTATCAATAATCTGTATTCGAATAATTTTTACTATTTTCAGGAACTTGATTTTAAATCGATTCAATTATATTGGGAAAAGGAGTATTCAATTCTTATTACAAAAAACTTTCCGGAAGCCGATCCTTCTGTAGATAATGGTTTTACTTCGCAAGATGCTAAAGTTTCATTTATTCTTTTTCAACAGGAAGCAGAACAGGCGCGTTTCAATTTTGATCCGTCGGAATTTGTAAAAGGACTTGAGAGTAATTCAAATCTGCGTTATAGAAATGATACCTGGTACGACAGGCGTACGGATTGTTCTTATTCGACGAATGAATTAATTGGAATAAATACCGATATCCTGGGAGAAATTAAATACAGTACGATAGATGGAACTTTTTCTTTATTTTTAAGCTCTTTAAATTCATACTTAATTAAAGACCAAAGACTTTCATTTCTGAAAGACAGCAGATCTTCGTCTTCGTTTTATTCAACGAGAAAAAGCGAATATTCAATAGCTAAAGATGCTTCGGAACTTGCTGATGAAATTAAAAAAGTGCAATTGGGTGCTTTAAAAAAAGCTCAGATTTTGGATAGTACGTTTCCTAAAAGATTGTTGGAGTGTGTCGATTCATTTACAGAGGAGGAATATAGAAATAGATTTAAAGCATTATTGGACAATCAAGCTGTATTAAAAAAGTATGGGCTTTCTACAACATCTCAGTTTGAAGCGGAGTACAATGAGAGTAGTAAAAAGACGCTATCTGTTTATTTAAAAGATGCGGAATATAAGGTTGCAGAATATAAAGAGCTTGTCGATAAATTGGAGCTATTTGCAAATATAGTTAAGAGCAAAGACTTTACCAATAAGGATTTGTTTATTGATACTGAAAAAGGTTTTTACTTCAAAACCAAAAAGGAACGGAATCTGAATCCCGAAGATTTGTCATCCGGAGAGCAACATGAACTTATCTTGCTTTATGATTTGCTGTTTAGGGCTGAACCGGACACTGTAGTGCTGATTGATGAGCCTGAGATTTCGCTGCATGTTACCTGGCAACAAGAGTTTATTGGTGATTTACTTAGAATAACTAAAATCAAGAATGTTCAGCTTATTATTGCGACTCATTCTCCGCAGATTGTAGGTAATCACTGGGATTTGAGTTATGATTTATATGAGAATAATTTGCTGAGTTAA
- a CDS encoding HNH endonuclease signature motif containing protein: protein MANLFDDDTINRVWQKGTVVPNYKAELYRKDACGAWMMRSEYGSESSLGWQIDHVYPVAKGGDDTIENLRPMQHQNNRSKGDNYPIYTGVIKAEGNNNIDKEGQYTINAALQETLNNLYKLR, encoded by the coding sequence ATGGCTAACCTGTTTGATGACGATACGATAAATAGGGTGTGGCAAAAGGGGACGGTTGTTCCTAATTATAAAGCTGAATTGTACCGAAAGGATGCTTGTGGTGCTTGGATGATGCGTTCAGAATATGGGTCTGAAAGTAGCCTGGGATGGCAAATAGACCATGTTTACCCGGTAGCCAAAGGTGGTGATGATACTATTGAGAATTTGCGCCCGATGCAACATCAGAATAATAGAAGCAAAGGTGATAATTACCCGATATATACAGGGGTAATAAAAGCTGAGGGGAATAATAATATTGATAAAGAAGGGCAGTATACAATAAATGCTGCCTTGCAAGAGACCTTAAATAATTTATATAAATTGAGATGA
- a CDS encoding CHC2 zinc finger domain-containing protein has translation MGNLNSRVAVVKDRVDIRSVVGEWVSLSVEKGGKSTGLCPFHGDHHPSLSVNSIKQSFKCWSCGEGGDVFAFVMRKEGCSFSEALSRLEARAGILPPSSLGAPAAAFGKDCAPAATLSPILTPSLTPSPNLSSPSPTTSSLLTPSSPITSSLGASSTTTPSLEGAGLAGGGLFGDMREREGAASTGAAVSASEEGVRKGLLEGNAWFLRFLNGYDPGCAGLGVGYLNFEVGFAPRDFSFRGPAMFKGMLDRVVFPLRDAEGVLVGFSARHRSAVPPSGKWGAGCPKYVNSASSVLFRKRELLYGLHLAKKAIRRFGYAVLVEGYKDVIAMHVAGFTNTVGLCGLELTAGHVDLLAGLCTRVVLLTDGDERGQAAVPKLEGVLKAAGFDTLALALPPGEDPDSLFRSLTGPGLAALIRSLMLPPEVLPSPLPPNSIPHQELPVSQSAALPLNGSCQELPAASLQTCSCEEISESLEGVELPSAAGITLPTAAEQEGEVVSDIDRLVATLPFVSRPSERTAVLIRINCLKEKLDAVSTALGRPPAVF, from the coding sequence ATGGGAAATTTAAATAGTAGGGTTGCTGTGGTGAAGGATAGGGTGGATATTCGTTCGGTTGTGGGGGAGTGGGTTTCGCTTTCTGTTGAAAAGGGGGGGAAGTCTACGGGGCTTTGTCCGTTTCATGGGGATCATCATCCTTCGCTTTCTGTGAATTCGATTAAGCAGTCTTTTAAGTGTTGGTCTTGCGGGGAGGGGGGCGACGTTTTTGCTTTTGTTATGCGCAAGGAGGGGTGCTCTTTTTCTGAAGCGCTTTCGCGTCTTGAGGCTCGCGCCGGGATTTTACCGCCTTCTTCCTTGGGTGCGCCTGCGGCGGCATTTGGGAAAGACTGTGCGCCTGCGGCGACATTATCTCCAATACTAACACCATCATTAACACCATCACCAAATCTGTCATCACCATCACCAACAACTTCGTCATTACTAACGCCTTCATCTCCAATAACTTCGTCGTTGGGGGCATCATCAACAACAACTCCATCATTGGAGGGAGCGGGGTTGGCTGGTGGTGGGTTGTTTGGGGATATGAGGGAACGGGAAGGGGCGGCGTCGACGGGAGCGGCGGTTTCGGCTTCGGAGGAGGGGGTGAGGAAGGGGTTGTTGGAGGGGAATGCTTGGTTTTTGAGGTTTTTGAATGGGTATGATCCGGGGTGTGCGGGGTTGGGTGTGGGGTATCTGAATTTTGAGGTGGGGTTTGCGCCGAGGGATTTTTCTTTTAGGGGGCCGGCGATGTTTAAGGGGATGTTGGATAGGGTGGTGTTTCCGCTGAGGGATGCCGAGGGGGTGTTGGTGGGGTTTTCGGCCAGGCATCGGTCGGCTGTGCCTCCTTCGGGTAAGTGGGGGGCCGGGTGTCCGAAGTATGTGAATAGTGCGTCGAGTGTGTTGTTTCGTAAAAGGGAGTTGTTGTATGGGTTGCATCTGGCTAAAAAGGCGATCAGGCGGTTTGGGTACGCGGTGCTGGTGGAGGGGTATAAGGATGTGATTGCTATGCATGTGGCGGGTTTCACCAATACGGTGGGGCTTTGTGGTCTGGAGCTGACGGCCGGTCATGTTGATTTGTTGGCTGGTCTTTGTACCCGCGTGGTGCTGCTTACCGATGGCGACGAACGGGGTCAGGCTGCCGTGCCTAAGTTAGAGGGGGTGCTGAAAGCTGCGGGTTTCGACACGCTCGCTCTCGCGCTGCCCCCCGGCGAGGATCCCGATTCCTTGTTTCGTTCCCTTACCGGTCCCGGTCTCGCTGCCCTGATCCGCTCCCTCATGCTCCCCCCCGAAGTACTCCCTTCCCCCCTCCCTCCCAATTCCATCCCCCACCAGGAGTTACCGGTTTCCCAATCGGCTGCCCTTCCCCTTAACGGTTCCTGCCAGGAACTGCCGGCTGCATCTTTACAGACTTGTTCCTGCGAGGAAATATCGGAGTCGCTTGAGGGTGTGGAGTTGCCGTCTGCTGCTGGGATTACGTTGCCGACTGCTGCGGAGCAGGAGGGGGAGGTGGTTTCGGATATCGACCGGTTGGTTGCTACGCTGCCTTTCGTGTCGAGACCCAGTGAAAGGACGGCCGTCTTGATCCGGATTAATTGCCTGAAAGAAAAACTGGATGCAGTTTCTACCGCACTGGGTCGCCCGCCGGCGGTGTTCTGA